A single genomic interval of Corallococcus exiguus harbors:
- a CDS encoding deoxynucleoside kinase, translating to MPRSTARARPATSRTEPSTKAPPPADADTKPAARNTLKAKVKVPRAKRFVALAGNIGAGKTTAAKLISQAFGFELFDEPVIDNRFLRDYYGDMSRWSFTLQLEFLIRRVEHHELIHSVRKSCVQDRTLYEDPEIFAKYLHGLGHMTNAELDLYYEYFQRLSRHIVRPDKVICFDVPSEEVLLQRIRTRGRAEEKGIGRPFLKGLNGYYAGFPQVLQEKYGVECLVVDVSKQDIRRGEGREEFMDRVSAFLA from the coding sequence ATGCCCCGCTCCACCGCCCGCGCGCGTCCGGCGACGTCCCGCACCGAGCCCTCGACCAAGGCGCCGCCCCCGGCCGACGCCGACACGAAGCCCGCCGCTCGCAACACGCTCAAGGCGAAGGTGAAGGTGCCGCGCGCCAAGCGCTTCGTGGCGCTCGCGGGCAACATCGGCGCGGGCAAGACGACGGCCGCGAAGCTCATCAGCCAGGCCTTCGGCTTCGAGCTCTTCGACGAGCCCGTCATCGACAACCGCTTCCTGCGTGACTACTACGGCGACATGTCGCGGTGGTCGTTCACGCTGCAGCTGGAGTTCCTCATCCGGCGCGTGGAGCACCACGAGCTCATCCACTCCGTCCGGAAGAGCTGCGTGCAGGACCGCACGCTCTACGAGGACCCGGAAATCTTCGCCAAGTACCTGCACGGCCTGGGGCACATGACGAACGCGGAGCTGGACCTGTACTACGAGTACTTCCAGCGGCTGTCGCGCCACATCGTGCGGCCGGACAAGGTCATCTGCTTCGACGTACCGTCGGAGGAGGTGCTGCTCCAGCGCATCCGCACGCGCGGCCGCGCGGAGGAGAAGGGAATCGGGCGGCCCTTCCTCAAGGGCCTCAACGGCTACTACGCGGGCTTCCCGCAGGTGCTCCAGGAGAAGTACGGCGTGGAGTGCCTGGTGGTGGACGTCTCCAAGCAGGACATCCGCCGCGGCGAGGGCCGCGAGGAGTTCATGGACCGCGTCTCCGCATTCCTGGCCTGA
- a CDS encoding serine/threonine protein kinase produces MNPQAFGKYQLIKKLATGGMAEVWLARQSGIEGFQKELVVKRILPHLAEDREFVEMFKNEALIAARFNHPNIAQVYEFGEANGTYYIAMEFIHGEDLGRVMRKASGMNQWIARPLAIRIVASACEGLYYAHSRNDDRGQPLNVVHRDISPQNILISFDGSVKLVDFGIAKAADQASMTKSGAIKGKFAYMAPEQAAGKHLDRRADIFAIGLVLYEMLTGHRPLKKDSELATLQAAMECSIPSPSEVADVPRDMDHVVMRALAKSADDRYDNAREFQTALEELLVNERWLVTSGQISELMKTLFADRLDDELKQGQVMPVGEDSNTAPPRPPPDMNWEAPPGESRERSRSNATRTGSAPRRATGMSPALADDPNEYDAPSLTGVEQPPPRRRSSVSEPAVRRGTSTSNPNATQIARTNSRSDLRSQSVDDVPPPRRTASRAMPVSEPPMRSRSGVHRMELEDDERTRLPPPDDETEPAPAPPPPRRRTSTSTNQSAVEPPRRRTSSRVDAPRARPVAPPVDDEDSGERRPSRSSAPALPEPVKPRGGSVRTLVTVGLVVGLLALGVLFREPITLALTSKAADAQGVWLTVNTNQPVKVSVRHSERCNSPEPVTMLGTAPLTRVQGAHLQDTLILENDAQGIYLEDSEELAFGAPGELKTFERSFKEGTLKLKITPKGMTTGLTVYRNNQMMGSAGTTLKLMEGKQRLELRGKQLKEPVAFEATIKPDETTDLPLDLASAL; encoded by the coding sequence ATGAATCCTCAAGCATTCGGGAAATACCAGCTCATCAAGAAGCTCGCCACGGGCGGCATGGCCGAAGTCTGGCTTGCGCGTCAGTCCGGAATCGAGGGCTTCCAGAAGGAGCTTGTCGTCAAGCGCATCCTCCCGCACCTCGCGGAGGACCGCGAGTTCGTGGAGATGTTCAAGAACGAGGCGCTGATCGCCGCGCGCTTCAACCATCCGAACATCGCGCAGGTCTACGAATTCGGCGAGGCCAACGGCACCTATTACATCGCCATGGAGTTCATCCACGGCGAGGACCTGGGCCGGGTCATGCGCAAGGCCAGCGGGATGAATCAGTGGATCGCCCGTCCGCTGGCCATCCGCATCGTCGCGTCCGCGTGCGAAGGCCTCTACTACGCGCACAGCCGCAACGATGACCGCGGCCAGCCGCTCAACGTGGTGCACCGCGACATCAGCCCGCAGAACATCCTGATCAGCTTCGATGGTTCGGTGAAGCTGGTGGACTTCGGCATCGCGAAGGCCGCGGACCAGGCTTCGATGACGAAGTCCGGCGCCATCAAGGGCAAGTTCGCGTACATGGCGCCCGAGCAGGCCGCGGGCAAGCACCTGGACCGGCGCGCGGACATCTTCGCCATCGGCCTGGTGCTGTACGAGATGCTCACCGGGCACCGGCCGCTCAAGAAGGACTCGGAGCTGGCCACGCTGCAGGCGGCCATGGAGTGCTCCATCCCGTCCCCGTCCGAGGTGGCCGACGTGCCCCGGGACATGGACCACGTGGTGATGCGCGCCCTGGCCAAGAGCGCGGATGACCGCTACGACAACGCGCGCGAGTTCCAGACCGCGCTGGAGGAGCTGCTCGTCAACGAGCGCTGGCTCGTCACCTCCGGGCAGATTTCGGAGCTGATGAAGACGCTCTTCGCGGATCGTCTGGATGACGAGCTCAAGCAGGGCCAGGTCATGCCCGTGGGCGAGGACTCCAACACCGCGCCGCCCCGGCCGCCCCCGGACATGAACTGGGAGGCCCCGCCGGGTGAGTCGCGCGAGCGCTCGCGAAGCAACGCCACCCGCACGGGCTCCGCGCCCCGCCGCGCCACGGGCATGTCCCCCGCGCTGGCGGATGATCCGAACGAATACGACGCGCCGTCTCTCACCGGCGTGGAGCAGCCGCCGCCCCGGCGCCGCTCCAGCGTGTCGGAGCCGGCGGTCCGGCGAGGCACGTCCACCAGCAACCCGAACGCGACGCAGATCGCCCGCACCAACTCTCGCTCGGACCTGCGCAGCCAGTCCGTGGACGACGTCCCTCCGCCCCGGCGCACGGCGTCGCGCGCCATGCCGGTGTCGGAGCCGCCCATGCGTTCGCGCTCGGGCGTGCATCGCATGGAGCTGGAGGACGACGAGCGCACGCGCCTGCCGCCGCCGGACGATGAGACGGAGCCCGCGCCCGCGCCGCCGCCTCCGCGCCGCCGCACCAGCACCAGCACCAACCAGTCCGCCGTGGAGCCTCCGCGCCGCCGCACCTCCAGCCGCGTGGACGCCCCGCGCGCCCGCCCGGTGGCCCCGCCGGTGGATGACGAGGATTCCGGCGAGCGCCGTCCGTCGCGCTCCAGCGCCCCCGCGCTGCCGGAGCCGGTGAAGCCCAGGGGCGGCAGTGTGCGCACGTTGGTGACGGTGGGCCTCGTCGTGGGCCTGCTCGCGCTGGGCGTGCTCTTCCGCGAACCCATCACGCTGGCGCTCACGTCCAAGGCCGCGGACGCGCAGGGCGTGTGGCTCACGGTGAACACCAACCAGCCGGTGAAGGTGTCCGTGCGGCACTCGGAGCGCTGCAACAGCCCGGAGCCGGTGACGATGCTGGGCACCGCGCCGCTCACGCGCGTGCAGGGCGCCCACCTGCAGGACACGCTCATCCTGGAGAACGACGCCCAGGGCATCTACCTGGAGGACTCGGAGGAGCTCGCGTTCGGCGCGCCGGGCGAGCTGAAGACCTTCGAGCGCAGCTTCAAGGAGGGCACCCTCAAGCTGAAGATCACCCCCAAGGGGATGACGACGGGCCTGACGGTGTACCGGAACAACCAGATGATGGGCAGCGCCGGCACCACGCTCAAGCTGATGGAGGGCAAGCAGCGCCTGGAGCTGCGCGGCAAGCAGCTCAAGGAGCCCGTCGCCTTCGAGGCCACCATCAAGCCCGACGAGACGACGGACCTGCCGTTGGACCTGGCCTCCGCGCTCTAG
- a CDS encoding acyl-CoA thioesterase has product MHDLSPKSPRDSEVVMTQLILPPDANNLNAAFGGKVMQWIDICGAVAAQRHCRQVVVTASMDDLHFHAPIRVGWIALLHSRVLAAFRTSLEVGVTVHAENPLTGERHLTTSALLTFVAQGQDGKGVPVPPLLLESEAERQAFQEAEARRAQRRNRGQGEQNWMKVMKPVAGA; this is encoded by the coding sequence ATGCACGACCTCAGCCCCAAGAGCCCGCGCGACTCCGAAGTGGTGATGACGCAGCTCATCCTCCCTCCGGACGCCAACAACCTGAACGCCGCGTTCGGCGGGAAGGTGATGCAGTGGATCGACATCTGCGGCGCCGTGGCCGCCCAGCGCCACTGCCGTCAGGTCGTGGTGACGGCGTCCATGGACGACCTGCACTTCCACGCCCCCATCCGCGTGGGCTGGATTGCCCTGCTCCACTCGCGCGTGCTCGCGGCGTTCCGCACCTCGCTGGAGGTGGGCGTCACCGTGCACGCGGAGAACCCGCTCACCGGTGAGCGGCACCTCACCACCAGCGCGCTGCTCACCTTCGTGGCGCAGGGTCAGGACGGAAAGGGCGTGCCCGTGCCGCCGCTGCTCCTGGAGTCGGAGGCGGAGCGCCAGGCCTTCCAGGAGGCGGAGGCCCGCCGCGCCCAGCGCCGCAACCGCGGCCAGGGTGAGCAGAACTGGATGAAGGTGATGAAGCCCGTGGCCGGAGCCTGA
- a CDS encoding serine/threonine protein kinase translates to MSSPQTATPFGKYLLIKRLALGGMAELFLAHKPPDPTLVVIKRILPYLSEEPEFVQMFLDEARIAAQLHHPNIVQVHELGKEGDNIFICMEYVEGVDLRRVLAEEFKFGASMPYGVAAKICAAIAAGLDHAHFSRGVDGRPLELIHRDVSPQNVMIAYDGRVKLVDFGIAKAGAFMERSKPGVIKGKFLYLSPEQILQERLDHRADIYALGVMLYEITTGKQPFHRPTTEGILYAIRYEEATPPHLVRPDYPEVLSRIVMRCLVKDRTQRYQRASEVRDDLHAFLASGVLKQSLDVAQYIARLLGEKEERTVLHIPPAKRAGRHEATLPLPSLRTPLPPPVPDLPEDTAARTLPLADAEDTAARTLPLTEDTSSRTSPLDEDTGARTLPLGGTASQPRGPSALTPVGLVSRPPARRPTAEAAALRTWDAEEGEPETQMARPRDLPSGHDDDDDDGESTAVGTMPGAPSPRRHLEPVFEAEAWDEEEEQEEDDEGDSTVPLRARRPRPVAPTPAPARRNGPPEPTARSGSGERGGGDRSRRPSTGVAMPRGAGGGDDPFAPTPRRTPEGRASTPPPGPRRPGMASANDGRSEPLSSGPRRMGDDGRSEPLSSGPRRMGDDGRSEPLSSGPRRMGDDGRSEPLASGPRRMGDDGRSEPLASGPRRMGDDGRLSQPPGPRRGASASSDANRSAPSGNSGARNVRPPPRPSPEDDERFNTDPGPSGVSLTDPTPVSSGDPDDDESTVGFQAPRRPPPRRVVRAPVDEDEDYDDEGPDTLDASRSPRRSRAIVLVAGVVLVAVLGLGLAWMMGFFSPEAQAPPAPMRGPPAGGPARPGPQGTAPVKAPAPPAPVPAEVAPPKPAEPALADTAARQPVEPALAATAASPPDAGLAVAAAGTEAAAPPAVATAAPAEPAEPPPPATVEVRFEAPVRTVLGRPGGGKLPINQVVALAPGPLRVQYTCPGRRAPRGIETYNVRPVTGELQTLRVPCRRRR, encoded by the coding sequence TTGAGCTCGCCCCAGACGGCCACCCCGTTCGGCAAATACCTGCTCATCAAGCGCCTCGCGCTGGGCGGGATGGCGGAGCTTTTCCTGGCGCACAAGCCGCCGGATCCCACGCTGGTGGTCATCAAGCGGATCCTCCCGTACCTCTCCGAGGAGCCGGAGTTCGTCCAGATGTTCCTGGACGAGGCGCGCATCGCCGCCCAGCTCCACCACCCCAACATCGTGCAGGTGCACGAGCTGGGGAAGGAGGGGGACAACATCTTCATCTGCATGGAGTACGTGGAGGGCGTGGACCTGCGCCGCGTGCTCGCGGAGGAGTTCAAGTTCGGCGCCTCCATGCCGTACGGCGTCGCGGCGAAGATCTGCGCGGCCATCGCCGCGGGCCTGGACCACGCGCACTTCAGCCGCGGCGTGGATGGGCGCCCGCTGGAGCTGATCCACCGGGACGTCTCTCCGCAGAACGTGATGATCGCCTACGACGGGCGCGTGAAGCTCGTCGACTTCGGCATCGCCAAGGCCGGCGCGTTCATGGAGCGCAGCAAGCCGGGCGTCATCAAGGGGAAGTTCCTCTACCTCTCCCCTGAGCAGATTCTTCAGGAGCGGTTGGATCACCGGGCGGACATCTACGCGCTGGGGGTGATGCTCTACGAAATCACCACCGGCAAGCAGCCCTTCCACCGCCCCACCACGGAAGGCATCCTCTACGCCATCCGCTACGAGGAGGCGACGCCGCCGCACCTGGTGCGCCCGGACTACCCGGAGGTGCTGTCGCGCATCGTGATGCGGTGCCTGGTGAAGGACCGCACCCAGCGCTACCAGCGGGCCTCCGAAGTGCGCGACGACCTGCACGCGTTCCTCGCGTCCGGCGTGCTCAAGCAGAGCCTGGACGTGGCGCAGTACATCGCGCGGCTGTTGGGGGAGAAGGAGGAGCGCACCGTGCTCCACATCCCCCCGGCGAAGCGCGCGGGCCGGCACGAAGCCACGCTGCCGCTGCCGTCCCTGCGCACGCCGCTGCCGCCCCCGGTGCCGGACCTGCCGGAGGACACCGCCGCGCGCACGCTGCCGCTGGCCGACGCGGAGGACACCGCCGCGCGCACGCTGCCCCTCACGGAGGACACGTCGTCGCGCACGTCTCCGCTCGACGAGGACACGGGCGCGCGCACCCTGCCGCTGGGCGGGACGGCGTCGCAGCCCCGGGGGCCCTCGGCGCTGACGCCCGTGGGGCTGGTGTCCCGGCCTCCCGCGCGCAGGCCCACGGCGGAGGCCGCGGCGCTGCGCACCTGGGACGCGGAAGAAGGGGAGCCGGAGACGCAGATGGCGCGTCCGCGCGACCTGCCCTCGGGCCACGACGACGACGATGACGACGGCGAGTCCACCGCGGTCGGCACGATGCCCGGCGCTCCCTCGCCGCGCCGCCACCTGGAGCCCGTGTTCGAGGCGGAAGCCTGGGACGAGGAGGAGGAGCAGGAGGAGGACGACGAGGGCGACTCCACCGTGCCGCTGCGCGCGCGCCGCCCCCGGCCCGTCGCGCCCACGCCCGCACCGGCGCGGCGCAATGGCCCTCCGGAGCCCACCGCGCGCTCCGGGTCGGGAGAGCGGGGCGGGGGAGACCGTTCGCGGCGTCCGTCGACTGGCGTGGCCATGCCTCGCGGCGCGGGTGGTGGGGATGATCCGTTCGCGCCCACGCCGCGTCGCACGCCGGAGGGACGCGCGTCGACGCCGCCACCTGGCCCGCGTCGGCCGGGCATGGCGTCCGCCAACGACGGCCGCTCCGAGCCGCTGTCCTCCGGTCCCCGCCGCATGGGCGACGATGGCCGGTCCGAACCGTTGTCCTCCGGTCCCCGGCGCATGGGAGACGATGGCCGGTCCGAGCCGTTGTCCTCCGGTCCCCGCCGCATGGGGGACGATGGCCGGTCCGAACCGCTGGCGTCCGGTCCCCGCCGCATGGGGGACGATGGCCGGTCCGAACCGCTGGCGTCCGGTCCCCGCCGCATGGGCGACGATGGGCGCTTGTCGCAGCCTCCGGGCCCGCGCCGGGGCGCCTCCGCGTCCAGCGACGCGAACCGCTCCGCCCCGTCCGGCAACTCCGGGGCTCGCAACGTCCGTCCTCCGCCGCGGCCGTCACCGGAAGACGACGAGCGCTTCAACACCGACCCGGGACCCTCCGGGGTGAGCCTCACGGACCCGACGCCTGTCTCGAGCGGAGACCCGGACGACGACGAGTCCACCGTCGGGTTCCAGGCGCCGCGAAGGCCGCCGCCCCGTCGGGTCGTGCGCGCGCCCGTCGACGAGGACGAGGACTACGACGACGAGGGGCCCGACACGCTCGACGCCTCCCGGTCGCCCCGGCGCTCGCGCGCCATCGTGCTGGTGGCGGGCGTGGTGCTCGTGGCCGTGCTGGGCCTGGGGCTCGCGTGGATGATGGGCTTCTTCAGTCCGGAAGCGCAGGCACCTCCCGCGCCCATGAGGGGGCCTCCGGCGGGAGGCCCGGCGCGGCCCGGTCCCCAGGGAACGGCCCCCGTGAAGGCGCCCGCGCCACCCGCTCCTGTCCCGGCCGAAGTCGCGCCGCCGAAGCCCGCTGAACCCGCCCTCGCGGACACCGCCGCGCGGCAGCCCGTTGAACCCGCCCTCGCGGCCACCGCCGCGAGCCCGCCAGACGCAGGACTCGCGGTGGCCGCGGCGGGCACCGAAGCCGCGGCCCCGCCGGCCGTGGCGACCGCGGCCCCGGCCGAACCCGCCGAGCCCCCACCCCCCGCCACCGTGGAGGTTCGCTTCGAGGCCCCGGTGCGCACCGTGCTTGGCCGGCCGGGGGGCGGAAAGCTGCCCATCAACCAGGTAGTCGCCCTGGCCCCCGGCCCGCTCCGCGTCCAGTACACCTGCCCGGGACGGCGTGCACCTCGGGGCATCGAGACCTACAACGTCCGACCTGTAACCGGGGAACTCCAGACGCTCCGGGTCCCATGCCGCAGGCGACGCTAA
- the tmk gene encoding dTMP kinase produces the protein MFIDFEGIDGSGKTTLSNLLAARLKRLGYKVAHAREGGELQSPTARRIRDLTRDAKLLEMGPRAEFFLNLARDAQQLEEVIAPALKRGDVCITDRYLYSQLALTGGGRGLKEAQLLPACELASQGLWPDLVILVDVDPDLARLRKRLGKVQSGKVNDADSRKGLVGAGLAVRVREAFLAQARKDPARWIILENNDQPLRVLEQRLVDAVVARLEGREQPVQRLVPAPPAPGAVSVDDVEERFFQAVDGLEAREPQLAAWLLNGIPGLPAHQRRVAYAERLPGLVARSLSGLDDDTAWTLRDVLSASVPADVAEGLGFVTSPRSHALRQRLYAQAPAAVLEGLKRQDSPEAWALRERGMKDGHLAAVLLGLVGVDGEESWVVREAGMQRKLYSEVARSLGGLSTGRAEALRDALIPHDRLAVLKSTTGLETPVAVGLREQLEKGALKLVLRSLTGVDTPRAWAMRERGAQSTKEALDSVDGMDSPAAWKLRASAARRWPATVVSSMRGLPLVAETRALLERILEEQAGKLPVLRNAYAVVAHARALEQAQRPARALAETLGVDAGRQEA, from the coding sequence GTGTTCATCGATTTCGAAGGCATTGACGGCAGCGGCAAGACGACGCTGTCCAACCTGCTCGCGGCCCGGCTGAAGCGGCTGGGCTACAAGGTCGCGCACGCGCGCGAGGGCGGCGAATTGCAGTCGCCCACCGCGCGGCGCATCCGCGACCTGACGCGCGACGCGAAGCTCCTGGAGATGGGCCCGCGCGCCGAGTTCTTCCTGAACCTGGCCCGTGACGCGCAGCAGTTGGAAGAGGTCATCGCGCCCGCGCTAAAGCGGGGCGACGTGTGCATCACCGACCGCTACCTCTACTCGCAGCTCGCGCTGACGGGCGGTGGGCGGGGCCTGAAGGAGGCGCAGCTGTTGCCCGCGTGCGAGCTGGCGTCGCAGGGGCTGTGGCCGGACCTGGTCATCCTGGTGGACGTCGACCCGGACCTGGCGCGGCTGCGCAAGCGGCTGGGCAAGGTGCAGAGCGGCAAGGTGAACGACGCGGACAGCCGCAAGGGACTGGTCGGCGCGGGGCTGGCGGTGCGCGTGCGCGAGGCGTTCCTGGCGCAGGCCCGGAAGGACCCGGCGCGGTGGATCATCCTGGAGAACAATGATCAGCCGCTGCGCGTGCTGGAGCAGCGCCTGGTGGACGCGGTGGTCGCGAGGCTGGAGGGCCGTGAGCAGCCAGTGCAGCGGCTGGTCCCCGCCCCGCCGGCGCCGGGCGCGGTGTCGGTGGACGACGTGGAGGAGCGCTTCTTCCAGGCGGTGGACGGCCTGGAGGCGCGCGAGCCGCAGCTGGCGGCGTGGCTGCTCAACGGCATCCCGGGCCTGCCCGCGCACCAGCGCCGGGTGGCGTACGCGGAGCGGCTGCCGGGCCTGGTGGCGCGAAGCCTGAGCGGGCTGGATGACGACACGGCGTGGACGCTGCGCGACGTGCTGTCGGCGAGCGTGCCGGCGGACGTGGCGGAGGGTCTGGGGTTCGTGACGTCCCCGCGCTCGCACGCGCTGCGGCAGCGGCTGTACGCGCAGGCGCCGGCGGCGGTGCTGGAGGGGCTCAAGCGGCAGGACTCGCCGGAAGCGTGGGCGCTGCGCGAGCGGGGCATGAAGGACGGGCATCTGGCGGCGGTGCTGCTGGGACTCGTGGGAGTGGACGGCGAGGAGTCCTGGGTGGTCCGCGAGGCGGGCATGCAGCGCAAGCTGTACTCGGAAGTGGCGCGCAGCCTGGGCGGACTGAGCACGGGGCGCGCGGAGGCGCTGCGCGATGCGCTGATTCCGCACGACCGGCTGGCGGTGCTGAAGAGCACCACGGGGCTGGAGACGCCGGTGGCGGTGGGCCTGCGCGAGCAGTTGGAGAAGGGAGCGCTGAAGCTGGTGCTGCGTTCGCTGACCGGCGTGGACACGCCGCGGGCCTGGGCGATGCGTGAGCGGGGCGCGCAGTCCACCAAGGAGGCGTTGGACTCCGTGGACGGGATGGACTCGCCGGCCGCGTGGAAGCTGCGGGCCTCCGCGGCGCGTCGGTGGCCAGCGACGGTGGTGTCGTCGATGCGCGGGCTGCCGCTGGTGGCGGAGACGCGGGCGCTGTTGGAGCGCATCCTGGAGGAGCAGGCCGGGAAGCTGCCGGTGCTGCGCAACGCGTACGCGGTGGTGGCGCACGCTCGCGCGCTGGAGCAGGCGCAGCGGCCGGCGCGGGCGCTGGCGGAGACGCTGGGAGTGGACGCCGGGCGGCAGGAGGCATGA
- a CDS encoding HesB/IscA family protein, with protein sequence MDTSTAVTGSTPASQPAASEPVVLTAAAIAQVKTVIQAQGFQGYFFSIRVVPSGCSGLGYDLNLVKEMKAGDQTWEQDGVTIATDALSAQYLSGTHIDYVTSVTGAGFKFENPNAKSSCGCGTSFTT encoded by the coding sequence ATGGATACTTCTACCGCCGTCACCGGCTCCACGCCGGCCTCCCAGCCCGCCGCCTCCGAGCCCGTCGTCCTGACGGCCGCCGCCATCGCCCAGGTGAAGACGGTCATCCAGGCCCAGGGCTTCCAGGGCTACTTCTTCTCCATCCGCGTGGTGCCCTCCGGCTGCAGCGGCCTGGGCTACGACCTGAACCTCGTCAAGGAGATGAAGGCCGGCGACCAGACGTGGGAGCAGGATGGAGTGACCATCGCCACCGACGCGCTGAGCGCCCAGTACCTCTCGGGCACGCACATCGACTACGTCACCAGCGTCACCGGCGCGGGCTTCAAGTTCGAGAACCCCAACGCCAAGTCGTCCTGCGGCTGCGGGACGTCGTTCACCACCTGA
- a CDS encoding glycerophosphodiester phosphodiesterase gives MLPRDMFLDGLKPTLHIAHRGGALLAPENTLEAFQRAVHTHRTDMLELDVHLSRDGEVIVAHDDTLERCTDGEGPLAALTLAQLRKLDAGHRFTPDEGRTFPFRGQGVRLPTLREVLRAFPTLRLNVELKPDVPGAEAVLARLLTEEAALGRVCLGSEQDVIAERLHKELPDACHFYPRDALAAFVLALKAGEAPPEDARYSVLDMPLYFGEVRLVDDALLKAAAERGKWINVWTVDNPAEMDRLIQEGIGGIMTDRPDLLRQRMDASGKPG, from the coding sequence ATGCTGCCGCGCGACATGTTTCTTGATGGGCTGAAGCCCACGCTCCACATCGCGCACCGCGGCGGAGCGCTGCTCGCGCCGGAGAACACGCTGGAGGCCTTCCAGCGCGCCGTCCACACCCACCGCACGGACATGCTGGAACTGGACGTGCACCTGTCGCGCGACGGTGAAGTCATCGTCGCGCACGACGACACGCTGGAGCGCTGCACCGACGGGGAAGGTCCGCTCGCGGCGCTGACGTTGGCCCAGCTGCGCAAGCTGGACGCGGGCCACCGCTTCACGCCGGACGAAGGCCGCACCTTCCCCTTCCGAGGCCAGGGTGTGCGCCTGCCTACGCTGCGCGAGGTGCTGCGCGCCTTCCCCACCCTGCGCCTGAACGTGGAGCTCAAGCCGGACGTGCCGGGCGCGGAAGCCGTGCTCGCTCGCCTGCTGACCGAGGAAGCAGCCCTGGGCCGCGTGTGCCTGGGCAGCGAGCAGGACGTCATCGCGGAGCGGCTGCACAAGGAATTGCCCGATGCGTGCCACTTCTACCCGCGCGACGCGCTGGCCGCGTTCGTCCTGGCGCTCAAGGCGGGCGAGGCGCCACCGGAGGACGCGCGCTACAGCGTGCTCGACATGCCGCTGTACTTCGGCGAGGTGCGCTTGGTGGACGACGCGCTTCTGAAGGCCGCGGCCGAGCGCGGCAAGTGGATCAACGTGTGGACGGTGGATAATCCGGCGGAGATGGACCGGCTGATCCAGGAAGGCATTGGCGGCATCATGACCGACCGGCCGGACCTGCTCCGCCAGCGAATGGACGCCTCTGGAAAGCCGGGTTAA
- a CDS encoding rhodanese-like domain-containing protein — MPIPEITPAELARRLAGPPESRPVLVDVRFPHEHEWVALPGSVLMPLPELEDFHEQLESFRGRPVVVYCHHGVRSLDGAAYLIDRGLEAVSLQGGIDLYSRTVDPALPRY; from the coding sequence ATGCCCATCCCCGAAATCACCCCCGCCGAGCTGGCCCGGCGCCTGGCCGGCCCTCCCGAGTCGCGCCCCGTGCTGGTGGACGTGCGCTTCCCGCACGAGCACGAGTGGGTGGCCCTGCCCGGCTCGGTGCTGATGCCGCTGCCGGAGCTGGAGGACTTCCACGAACAGCTGGAGTCCTTCCGCGGCCGCCCCGTGGTCGTCTACTGCCACCACGGGGTGCGCAGCCTGGACGGCGCCGCGTACCTCATCGACCGGGGCCTGGAGGCCGTGTCGCTCCAGGGCGGCATCGACCTGTACTCGCGCACCGTGGACCCTGCCCTGCCGCGCTACTAG
- a CDS encoding VTC domain-containing protein yields the protein MISFAEGEVTKLRREFKRVLEAPDAKAVCARLSQELGGYLPPPTRIVSVYFDKPGHPLAMRALRTPDDCLKVRTKEYSPDVGAAGRERVVLEVKLERGGLTRKRRVWVPRAELGRTLKGGVSLLPLIAGGSLSPVLAVTYRRHVYQVSQEWRVTVDRDIGFHAVSPELALSPVALTVERLGMPVWEDSRVVVEVKHLGAALPEWLSALNPGGATAYSKFAEGMSRVHAFTSGGVGVVGG from the coding sequence ATGATCTCGTTCGCTGAAGGGGAAGTGACGAAGCTGCGGCGTGAGTTCAAGCGCGTGCTGGAGGCCCCGGACGCCAAGGCGGTCTGCGCGAGGCTGTCGCAGGAGCTGGGCGGGTACCTGCCGCCGCCCACGCGCATCGTGTCGGTGTACTTCGACAAGCCGGGACATCCGCTGGCGATGCGCGCGCTGCGCACGCCGGACGACTGCCTCAAGGTGAGGACGAAGGAGTACTCGCCGGACGTGGGCGCGGCGGGCCGCGAGCGCGTGGTGCTGGAGGTGAAGCTCGAGCGTGGCGGGCTCACGCGGAAGCGGCGCGTGTGGGTGCCGCGCGCGGAGCTGGGCCGGACCCTCAAGGGCGGCGTGAGCCTGTTGCCGCTCATCGCAGGGGGAAGCCTGTCGCCGGTGCTGGCGGTGACGTACCGGCGGCACGTGTACCAGGTGTCGCAGGAGTGGCGGGTGACGGTGGACCGGGACATCGGCTTCCACGCCGTATCGCCGGAGCTGGCCCTGTCGCCCGTGGCGCTGACGGTGGAGCGGCTGGGGATGCCCGTGTGGGAGGACTCGCGGGTGGTGGTGGAGGTGAAGCACCTCGGGGCGGCGCTGCCCGAGTGGCTGTCGGCCCTCAATCCGGGGGGAGCGACGGCGTACAGCAAGTTCGCGGAGGGCATGTCGCGGGTGCATGCCTTCACATCAGGTGGCGTTGGGGTCGTAGGGGGTTAG